The following proteins are encoded in a genomic region of Hoeflea phototrophica DFL-43:
- a CDS encoding orotate phosphoribosyltransferase has product MFSNTFPDKAFVAATVAKMLLEIKAVHFNAAEPYKLASGMMSPVYIDCRKLISYPRVRAAVMDFAAGSILSEAGFEQFDCVAGGETAGIPFAAFLAERLGLPMIYVRKQPKGHGRNAQIEGELREGSRVLVIEDLTTAGGSMFKFIDAIRAAGCTVDHGIALFYYGIFDEAEARFADGGVELHYLATWRDVLAAATRQKAFDPETLQSVANFLDAPLKWSGEHGGVSELPASR; this is encoded by the coding sequence ATGTTTTCCAACACCTTCCCCGACAAGGCATTTGTTGCCGCGACCGTTGCGAAAATGCTGCTTGAAATCAAGGCGGTGCATTTCAACGCGGCCGAGCCCTACAAGCTCGCTTCAGGAATGATGAGCCCGGTCTATATCGATTGCCGCAAGCTGATTTCCTACCCGCGGGTGCGCGCTGCAGTCATGGATTTTGCGGCTGGATCAATCCTCTCCGAAGCCGGCTTCGAGCAGTTCGATTGCGTGGCGGGCGGGGAGACGGCGGGCATTCCCTTCGCAGCCTTCCTCGCAGAACGTCTTGGCCTGCCGATGATCTATGTGCGCAAGCAGCCCAAGGGGCATGGCCGCAATGCCCAGATCGAGGGCGAACTGCGCGAAGGCTCGCGGGTTCTGGTGATCGAGGATCTGACCACGGCCGGCGGGTCAATGTTCAAGTTCATCGACGCCATCCGCGCCGCCGGTTGCACCGTCGATCACGGCATCGCCTTGTTCTACTACGGGATTTTCGATGAAGCCGAGGCGCGGTTCGCCGATGGTGGGGTCGAGTTGCATTATCTCGCCACCTGGCGCGATGTGCTGGCGGCGGCGACGAGGCAGAAGGCCTTTGATCCTGAGACACTGCAATCGGTTGCCAATTTCCTTGATGCGCCGCTGAAATGGTCGGGCGAGCATGGCGGTGTTTCTGAACTGCCGGCCAGCCGCTAG
- a CDS encoding long-chain fatty acid--CoA ligase, protein MTNSATADRIWLSSYPPNTPADIAPLQYASIAALIEDSFKRYAARPAYTCMGKTITYQEMENLSTRIGAWLQSLGLEKGDRVAIMMPNILQMPVAMAAVLRAGYAVVNVNPLYTPRELEHQLKDSGAKAIIILENFALTLQQVIKNTGVKHVCVASMGDLMGLKGHLVNFVVRKVKKMVPDWSLPGHTSFKAALAAGSGRTFKPTQTQPSDVAFLQYTGGTTGVSKGATLLNSNVLSNVAQNDLWLPAAFVNKQPPEVLVYVCALPLYHIFALTVNALMGMSQGAHNILIPNPRDIPGFVKELGKYEFHVFPGLNTLFNALLNNEDFQKLNFKPLLLTLGGGMAVQRPVAERWKQLTSCVISEGYGLSETSPVATANRFDAADFSGTIGLPLPSTSIDIRDEDGAPVPLGEVGEICIKGPQVMAGYWNRPDETANVMTEDGYFRSGDMGLMDENGYTKIVDRKKDMILVSGFNVYPNEIEEVAVEHPGIAEAAAVAMPDEHSGEAVKLFVVRKDPALSEADVKAHCAKGLTNYKRPKTVVFKDELPKTNVGKILRRELRD, encoded by the coding sequence ATGACCAACTCCGCGACCGCAGACCGTATCTGGCTGTCATCCTACCCGCCGAACACCCCCGCCGATATTGCGCCCTTGCAATATGCTTCCATTGCGGCCTTGATCGAGGATTCGTTCAAGCGATACGCCGCACGGCCCGCCTACACATGCATGGGAAAGACCATCACCTATCAGGAGATGGAGAACCTCTCCACCAGGATCGGTGCCTGGCTGCAGTCGCTCGGCCTGGAGAAGGGCGACCGGGTGGCGATCATGATGCCAAATATTCTGCAGATGCCGGTGGCAATGGCCGCCGTTCTGCGCGCGGGCTATGCGGTGGTCAATGTAAACCCGCTTTACACCCCGCGGGAACTGGAGCATCAGCTCAAGGATTCCGGCGCGAAGGCAATCATCATCCTGGAAAACTTTGCGCTGACGCTGCAGCAGGTGATCAAGAACACCGGCGTCAAGCACGTTTGCGTGGCCTCAATGGGCGATCTGATGGGCCTGAAAGGCCATCTGGTCAATTTTGTCGTCCGAAAGGTCAAAAAGATGGTGCCGGACTGGTCGCTGCCCGGGCACACCAGCTTCAAGGCCGCACTTGCCGCTGGATCGGGAAGAACATTCAAACCCACTCAAACGCAGCCATCCGATGTGGCGTTCCTGCAATACACCGGCGGGACAACCGGGGTTTCCAAGGGGGCAACGCTTCTCAATTCCAACGTCTTGTCAAATGTGGCACAGAACGATCTCTGGCTGCCGGCGGCGTTTGTGAACAAGCAGCCACCGGAGGTTCTGGTCTATGTTTGCGCGCTGCCGCTCTATCACATCTTTGCGCTCACGGTGAACGCGCTGATGGGCATGTCGCAAGGCGCGCACAACATCCTTATTCCCAATCCGCGTGATATTCCGGGCTTTGTGAAAGAGCTGGGCAAATACGAGTTCCACGTGTTTCCCGGGCTCAACACACTGTTCAATGCCCTTTTGAACAATGAGGATTTCCAGAAGCTCAATTTCAAGCCACTGCTGTTGACGCTCGGTGGCGGCATGGCCGTGCAGCGCCCGGTAGCAGAACGCTGGAAACAGCTGACCAGCTGCGTCATCTCGGAAGGCTACGGCCTGTCGGAAACCTCGCCGGTGGCAACAGCCAACCGCTTCGATGCCGCCGATTTCTCCGGCACCATTGGTCTGCCGCTGCCGTCAACCTCTATCGACATCCGCGACGAGGACGGTGCCCCGGTTCCGCTTGGTGAGGTCGGTGAGATCTGCATCAAGGGACCGCAGGTGATGGCGGGTTACTGGAACCGGCCCGACGAAACCGCCAATGTGATGACCGAGGATGGCTATTTCCGGTCCGGCGACATGGGCCTGATGGATGAGAACGGCTATACAAAGATCGTCGACCGGAAGAAGGACATGATCCTGGTCTCGGGCTTCAATGTCTATCCCAACGAGATCGAAGAAGTGGCCGTCGAGCATCCCGGCATTGCCGAGGCCGCAGCCGTGGCGATGCCTGACGAGCATTCCGGCGAGGCCGTCAAACTGTTCGTTGTCAGGAAAGACCCGGCGCTGAGCGAGGCGGACGTGAAAGCGCATTGCGCCAAGGGCCTGACCAATTACAAGCGGCCCAAGACCGTGGTGTTCAAGGACGAGCTGCCGAAGACCAATGTCGGCAAGATCCTACGCCGCGAGTTGCGCGACTGA
- a CDS encoding carbohydrate kinase family protein, with product MIICCGEALIDMLPRASTEGEDAFAPYAGGAVFNTAIALGRLGLETGFFTGLSSDMFGDILRQTLTASGVDHSYCATLDLHTTLAFVRLVNGQASYAFFDENTAGRMITEADLPVLDDKVEALQFGAISLIPNPCGSTYESLMRREHETRVISLDPNIRPGFITDPAAHRARIDRMIAMSDIIKMSDEDLEWFGLPDMETAARFWLDQGPSLVVFTRGPKGAIAFSKGHTVEVDGQAVTVADTVGAGDTFNAGILASLQRDGVLSKTAIKTLSAEAIGNALRLGAKAAAVTVSRPGANPPWASEIGF from the coding sequence ATGATCATCTGCTGTGGCGAAGCCCTGATAGACATGTTGCCGCGCGCGTCCACCGAGGGCGAGGATGCTTTCGCGCCCTATGCCGGCGGAGCGGTTTTCAACACCGCGATCGCGCTTGGGAGGCTTGGGCTGGAAACGGGGTTCTTCACCGGCCTGTCGAGCGACATGTTCGGCGATATCCTGCGCCAGACGTTGACCGCCAGCGGTGTTGATCACAGCTATTGCGCAACGCTGGATCTGCACACCACGCTGGCCTTTGTGCGGCTTGTCAATGGCCAGGCAAGCTATGCCTTTTTCGATGAAAACACAGCAGGCAGGATGATCACAGAGGCAGACTTGCCGGTGCTTGATGACAAGGTGGAGGCACTGCAGTTCGGTGCTATCAGCCTGATCCCCAATCCGTGCGGATCGACTTACGAAAGCCTGATGCGGCGTGAACATGAAACCCGCGTCATCTCTCTTGATCCAAACATCCGCCCCGGCTTCATCACAGATCCGGCGGCGCACCGGGCCCGCATCGACCGGATGATCGCCATGAGCGACATCATCAAGATGTCGGACGAGGACCTGGAATGGTTCGGGCTGCCCGACATGGAGACCGCGGCCCGGTTCTGGCTGGATCAGGGTCCAAGCCTTGTGGTCTTTACCCGTGGCCCAAAGGGCGCGATCGCTTTCAGCAAAGGTCATACGGTCGAAGTTGACGGTCAGGCGGTCACGGTCGCTGACACCGTGGGCGCTGGCGACACCTTCAACGCAGGCATTCTGGCGTCTCTCCAGCGTGACGGAGTACTCAGCAAGACTGCGATCAAGACGCTCTCAGCCGAAGCGATCGGAAATGCATTGCGGCTGGGCGCAAAGGCGGCAGCGGTGACCGTTTCCCGGCCCGGCGCCAATCCGCCCTGGGCCAGCGAAATCGGTTTCTAG
- a CDS encoding ATP-binding protein, translating into MAEMMQDPKADVPQDSLASRATASWRPLAIAAVIALGTIPAGLQAWEAVLGYGVFVAALLIWPSTDAAARVRAKVQKKAAATGARDMQIIDALDFPTVLFDQDTAVIRQNSAATVLVGAFPERSELSARIRSPAILELVARVILNGQPDSVEHAERVPSERWHEVRAAPVDARSDTGRRLFVLTFRDLTEARRMDRMRTDFVANASHELRTPLASLMGFIETMQGPARDDEAARTRFFGIMLEQAQRMARLIDDLLSLSRLEMRAHVAPQGEVELVGAVGHVIDTLRPMANELGVEIALTAPEEPVQVVGDVDELIQVFSNLIENACKYGQTGKRVEISVSGSEPGGAQVSVRDFGPGISKEHVPRLTERFYRVDVETSRAKKGTGLGLAIVKHILTRHRARLMIRSDLGEGSAFIVKFNDEKPGHLSPTPELYQ; encoded by the coding sequence ATGGCTGAGATGATGCAAGATCCCAAAGCGGATGTCCCGCAAGACAGCCTGGCATCGCGGGCAACAGCCTCCTGGCGACCGTTGGCGATTGCTGCGGTGATTGCCCTGGGCACCATCCCTGCGGGATTGCAGGCCTGGGAGGCTGTGCTGGGATATGGCGTGTTTGTGGCCGCGCTGTTAATTTGGCCCTCCACCGATGCAGCCGCCCGAGTGCGGGCCAAAGTCCAGAAGAAAGCCGCCGCGACCGGCGCGCGCGATATGCAGATTATCGATGCTCTCGATTTCCCCACGGTTCTTTTTGACCAGGATACGGCCGTCATTCGTCAGAACTCGGCTGCAACCGTTCTGGTTGGCGCCTTTCCCGAGCGAAGTGAATTGTCGGCCCGGATTCGCTCTCCTGCCATTTTGGAGCTGGTTGCCAGGGTCATCCTGAACGGTCAGCCCGACAGCGTTGAACATGCGGAGCGGGTGCCATCCGAGCGTTGGCATGAAGTCCGCGCCGCACCGGTCGATGCGCGCAGCGATACCGGTCGGCGGCTGTTCGTTCTCACCTTCCGCGACCTGACCGAAGCCCGGCGCATGGACCGGATGCGCACTGATTTTGTTGCAAATGCGAGCCATGAACTCAGAACCCCACTCGCCTCTCTGATGGGCTTCATCGAAACCATGCAGGGGCCGGCGCGTGATGACGAGGCGGCCCGTACCAGATTTTTCGGCATCATGCTTGAACAGGCGCAGCGGATGGCCCGCCTGATTGATGACCTTCTGTCGCTCTCGCGCCTCGAGATGCGGGCCCATGTCGCTCCGCAGGGCGAGGTTGAACTGGTTGGCGCGGTCGGTCACGTGATCGATACGCTCAGGCCGATGGCAAACGAGCTCGGTGTCGAGATTGCTCTGACCGCGCCCGAGGAACCGGTTCAGGTCGTGGGCGATGTGGATGAATTAATTCAGGTTTTTTCCAACCTGATCGAGAACGCCTGCAAATATGGGCAGACCGGAAAGCGAGTGGAAATTTCGGTCTCTGGTTCGGAACCCGGCGGCGCACAGGTCAGCGTGCGGGACTTCGGGCCCGGCATCTCAAAAGAACACGTTCCGCGCCTCACCGAGCGCTTCTATCGTGTTGATGTGGAGACCAGCCGGGCAAAGAAAGGCACTGGTCTGGGCCTCGCGATCGTAAAACATATCCTGACCCGGCACCGTGCCCGGCTGATGATCCGCTCGGATCTTGGGGAAGGATCGGCATTCATTGTCAAATTCAATGACGAAAAACCGGGTCATTTGTCACCAACTCCAGAATTATATCAATAA
- a CDS encoding substrate-binding domain-containing protein: MNAIKFAAAAILASTALTGAAVARDQVQIAGSSTVLPYASIVAEAFGENFEFPTPVVESGGSGAGRKKLCEGVGENTIDIANSSSRIKQSDIDLCASNGVTEIQEVRIGYDGIVFASDINGPEYAFTPADWHNALAAKVMKDGQLVDNPYKTWNEIRADLPAQEILAFVPGTKHGTREVFDEKVIIAGCEENGAAEAHKAAGAEDVDDACMQLRTDGVSIDIDGDYTETLARVDANKNGIGVFGLSFYQNNTDKLQVGTMGGVVPSVESIASGEYPVSRPLYFYVKNAHLDVIPGLQEYVEFFVSDEIAGPDGPLAAYGLVSDPELAKTQEMVKNRTPMGPMN, from the coding sequence ATGAACGCAATCAAATTCGCCGCAGCCGCTATCCTGGCTTCCACGGCTCTCACCGGCGCCGCAGTCGCCCGTGACCAGGTCCAGATCGCCGGCTCGTCCACCGTTCTGCCTTACGCATCGATCGTCGCAGAAGCCTTTGGCGAAAACTTTGAATTTCCGACACCGGTTGTTGAGTCCGGCGGTTCGGGTGCCGGCCGCAAGAAGCTCTGCGAAGGCGTTGGCGAAAACACAATCGACATTGCCAACTCGTCCTCGCGCATCAAGCAGTCCGACATCGATCTTTGCGCTTCCAACGGTGTGACCGAAATCCAGGAAGTTCGCATCGGTTATGACGGTATCGTGTTTGCCTCCGACATCAATGGCCCTGAGTACGCCTTCACGCCTGCGGACTGGCACAATGCGCTCGCTGCCAAGGTCATGAAGGACGGCCAGTTGGTCGACAACCCTTACAAGACCTGGAATGAAATCCGCGCTGACCTGCCGGCCCAGGAAATCCTGGCGTTTGTCCCGGGCACGAAGCACGGCACCCGCGAAGTTTTCGACGAGAAGGTCATCATCGCCGGTTGCGAAGAAAACGGTGCCGCTGAAGCCCACAAGGCTGCTGGCGCTGAAGACGTTGACGATGCCTGCATGCAGCTGCGCACCGATGGCGTCTCGATCGATATCGACGGCGACTACACCGAGACGCTCGCCCGCGTTGACGCCAACAAGAACGGCATCGGCGTTTTCGGTCTGTCCTTCTACCAGAACAACACCGACAAGCTGCAGGTCGGCACCATGGGCGGCGTTGTTCCTTCCGTAGAGTCGATCGCTTCGGGTGAGTATCCGGTTTCGCGTCCGCTCTACTTCTACGTCAAGAACGCTCACCTCGATGTGATCCCTGGCCTTCAGGAATATGTTGAGTTCTTCGTGTCTGACGAAATTGCCGGTCCCGATGGTCCGCTGGCAGCTTACGGCCTGGTCTCCGACCCGGAGCTGGCCAAGACCCAGGAAATGGTCAAGAACCGTACCCCAATGGGTCCGATGAACTGA
- the pyrC gene encoding dihydroorotase codes for MDEITLPKPDDWHLHLRDGAMLKGILPFSAKHFARAIIMPNLVPPVVTATDAQAYRDRIMAVLPQGLDFTPLMTLYLTEGTDPADVAAAHASGLVTAVKLYPAGATTNSHSGVRDLSKVMPVLEKMAEIGMPLCIHGEVTSSDVDIFDREAVFIETVLDPLRKRLPDLKITLEHVTTSDGVDYVSGADKNLAATITTHHLMINRNAILAGGIKPHYYCLPVAKRESHRLALRKAATSGDPRFFLGTDSAPHVDPLKECGCGCAGIFTAINTLSCLAHVFEEESALDKLAGFASVSGPAWYGLPVNTDTVTLRKRSSPVSWPAKIETGDGPVTVFDPMVPVHWEVA; via the coding sequence TTGGACGAAATCACCCTTCCAAAACCGGATGACTGGCATCTGCATCTGCGTGATGGCGCAATGCTCAAAGGCATTCTGCCCTTCAGCGCAAAGCATTTTGCGCGTGCCATCATCATGCCCAATCTGGTTCCGCCGGTGGTAACGGCAACGGATGCGCAAGCCTACCGCGACCGGATCATGGCGGTTTTGCCGCAGGGCCTCGATTTCACGCCGCTGATGACGCTGTATCTGACGGAAGGAACCGATCCCGCGGATGTCGCCGCGGCACACGCCTCGGGTCTGGTGACCGCGGTCAAGCTCTATCCGGCAGGCGCAACCACAAATTCCCACTCGGGCGTGCGTGATTTGTCCAAAGTCATGCCGGTGCTAGAGAAAATGGCCGAGATCGGCATGCCGCTGTGCATTCATGGCGAAGTCACCAGTTCAGACGTCGACATCTTCGACCGCGAAGCCGTGTTCATCGAAACTGTCCTCGATCCTCTGCGCAAGCGTCTGCCAGATCTCAAGATCACGCTCGAGCATGTCACCACCTCTGACGGCGTCGACTATGTGAGTGGTGCCGACAAAAACCTGGCAGCAACCATCACCACCCATCACCTGATGATCAACCGCAACGCCATTCTGGCCGGTGGCATCAAGCCGCATTACTATTGTCTGCCGGTTGCCAAGCGCGAAAGCCATCGCCTGGCGCTGCGCAAGGCGGCAACCTCTGGCGATCCCCGTTTTTTCCTGGGCACCGATTCCGCTCCCCACGTCGATCCGCTCAAGGAATGCGGCTGCGGTTGCGCGGGTATCTTTACCGCCATCAACACACTCTCATGCCTCGCGCATGTCTTCGAGGAGGAGAGCGCGCTCGACAAGCTCGCAGGCTTTGCCAGCGTCAGCGGCCCGGCCTGGTACGGGCTTCCGGTCAACACGGATACGGTCACCCTGCGCAAGCGTTCTTCGCCCGTCTCCTGGCCTGCCAAGATCGAGACCGGCGACGGACCTGTGACCGTTTTCGATCCGATGGTCCCCGTCCACTGGGAAGTTGCCTAG
- the pgi gene encoding glucose-6-phosphate isomerase, which produces METQPLNPALQTALSELKSHHTDAAVKDLRAAFAADPGRATRFAAGLDDLRMDYSKCAVNDETMRLLAELAASSKVEARRDAMFAGEAINSTEGRSVLHTALRAGKDADIRVDGESVVPGVHAVLDAMAAFAEGVRGGTLCGATGKPFTDVVNIGIGGSDLGPVMATLALAPYHDGPRLHFVSNVDGAHITDTLSGLDPETTLIIIASKTFTTIETMTNAATAREFIVSQLGEAAVAKHFAAVSTALDKVAAFGLNETRVFGFWDWVGGRYSLWSAIGLPLMIAIGSEAFGEFLAGARAMDTHFKNAPVAENLPILLGLLGIWHRLICNHPSRAIIPYEQRLSRFPAYLQQLDMESNGKSVGIDGQPLETASGPIVWGEPGTNGQHAFFQLLHQGSDVIPVEFMIAANGHETQLAHQHELLIANCLAQSEALMRGRTTQEAHAQLISAGASEAEAARLAPHKTFSGNRPSITIVYDRLTPFALGRLIALYEHRVFVEAQVFGINAFDQWGVELGKELATALLPVVKGESTGEGHDASTLSLAKTILAMREKG; this is translated from the coding sequence ATGGAGACCCAGCCGTTGAACCCCGCCCTCCAGACTGCCCTTTCCGAACTGAAATCCCACCACACAGACGCTGCCGTCAAAGACTTGCGCGCAGCCTTTGCCGCCGATCCCGGGCGCGCCACGCGGTTCGCCGCAGGCCTTGATGACCTGCGGATGGATTATTCCAAATGCGCGGTCAATGACGAGACCATGCGGCTTCTCGCCGAGCTTGCCGCAAGTTCCAAGGTCGAAGCCAGGCGCGATGCCATGTTTGCCGGAGAGGCGATCAATTCCACCGAAGGCCGCTCCGTGCTGCATACGGCGCTGCGCGCCGGGAAAGACGCCGATATCCGTGTTGATGGCGAAAGTGTCGTGCCGGGCGTGCATGCGGTGCTTGATGCGATGGCGGCATTTGCCGAGGGTGTTCGCGGTGGAACCCTGTGCGGGGCCACCGGCAAACCGTTTACCGATGTGGTCAATATCGGAATTGGCGGCTCCGACCTTGGTCCGGTGATGGCGACACTGGCGCTAGCGCCCTATCATGACGGACCGCGGCTGCATTTCGTGTCCAATGTCGACGGCGCACATATTACAGACACCCTTTCGGGGCTCGACCCCGAGACCACGCTGATCATCATTGCCTCAAAGACCTTCACCACAATCGAGACCATGACCAATGCCGCTACCGCGCGCGAGTTCATCGTCTCGCAGCTTGGCGAAGCAGCTGTTGCAAAGCATTTCGCGGCCGTTTCCACTGCGCTCGACAAGGTGGCCGCTTTCGGACTCAACGAAACCCGCGTGTTCGGCTTCTGGGACTGGGTGGGCGGCCGCTACTCGCTCTGGTCAGCGATAGGCCTGCCGTTGATGATTGCGATTGGCAGCGAAGCCTTTGGCGAATTCCTGGCCGGTGCGCGAGCGATGGACACCCATTTCAAGAATGCGCCGGTGGCTGAGAACCTGCCGATACTGCTGGGGCTGCTTGGTATCTGGCACCGGCTGATCTGCAACCATCCGAGCCGGGCGATCATTCCCTACGAACAACGGCTGTCGCGGTTCCCGGCCTATCTGCAGCAGCTCGACATGGAATCAAACGGCAAGTCTGTTGGGATCGACGGCCAGCCGCTTGAGACCGCATCCGGTCCGATTGTCTGGGGCGAGCCGGGCACCAATGGACAGCATGCCTTCTTCCAGCTCTTGCATCAGGGCAGCGATGTCATCCCGGTGGAGTTCATGATTGCCGCAAACGGCCATGAAACGCAGCTCGCGCATCAGCATGAGTTGCTGATCGCCAATTGCCTGGCGCAATCGGAAGCCCTGATGCGCGGCCGGACCACGCAGGAAGCGCACGCCCAGCTGATCTCCGCTGGTGCGTCCGAGGCCGAGGCGGCGCGGCTCGCCCCGCACAAGACCTTCTCCGGAAACCGGCCTTCGATCACCATCGTCTATGACCGCTTGACGCCGTTTGCGCTGGGACGGCTGATTGCGCTTTACGAACATCGTGTGTTTGTTGAGGCGCAGGTCTTTGGCATCAACGCCTTTGACCAATGGGGTGTCGAACTTGGCAAGGAACTCGCCACCGCGCTGTTGCCGGTGGTCAAGGGGGAAAGCACTGGCGAGGGACACGACGCCTCAACCCTGAGCCTGGCAAAGACCATTCTGGCGATGCGCGAGAAGGGCTGA
- the ppk2 gene encoding polyphosphate kinase 2, producing the protein MGKQKDSRAVELDVDGKKRLFDIDDPNLPDWIEDRAFGSDNYPYDKKLDRKKYEKALEELQIELVKVQTWLADTGNRVMAVFEGRDAAGKGGSINATRAYMNPRSARVVALPKPTETERGQWYYQRYVDHFPTSGEFVMFDRSWYNRAGVEPVMGFCTPDQHAHFLEETPHFERMPVKAGIHLFKFWLNIGQEMQLKRFHDRRHSKLKHWKLSPMDIASLNKWDDYTEKRNLLLMATHSEIAPWTVVRANDKRRARINVIRTVLSGLPYAGKNESVIGEIDKNVVDHGPDAFSS; encoded by the coding sequence ATGGGTAAGCAGAAAGACAGCAGGGCCGTGGAGCTCGACGTGGACGGCAAGAAACGGCTGTTTGATATTGATGATCCAAACCTGCCGGACTGGATCGAGGACCGCGCTTTCGGGTCCGACAATTATCCCTATGACAAAAAGCTCGACCGCAAAAAATATGAAAAGGCTCTCGAAGAGCTGCAGATCGAACTGGTAAAGGTGCAAACTTGGCTGGCGGACACAGGAAACCGCGTTATGGCAGTGTTCGAAGGTCGGGACGCGGCAGGCAAGGGCGGATCGATCAACGCCACGCGGGCCTATATGAACCCGAGATCAGCGCGCGTCGTGGCTTTGCCGAAACCGACCGAGACCGAGCGCGGGCAATGGTACTATCAGCGCTATGTCGACCATTTCCCGACCTCGGGCGAGTTCGTGATGTTTGACCGCTCCTGGTATAATCGTGCCGGAGTCGAGCCGGTGATGGGCTTCTGCACACCGGACCAGCATGCGCACTTTCTTGAAGAGACGCCGCATTTCGAGCGGATGCCGGTGAAGGCCGGGATCCATCTGTTCAAGTTCTGGCTCAACATCGGGCAGGAGATGCAGCTCAAGCGCTTCCATGACCGGCGGCACTCGAAGCTCAAGCACTGGAAGCTGTCGCCGATGGACATTGCGAGCCTGAACAAGTGGGACGATTACACCGAAAAGCGCAATCTGTTGCTCATGGCGACCCACTCGGAGATCGCGCCATGGACAGTGGTGCGCGCCAATGACAAACGGCGGGCGAGGATCAATGTCATCCGCACCGTTCTCTCCGGCCTTCCCTACGCGGGCAAAAACGAGAGCGTGATTGGCGAGATCGACAAGAATGTGGTCGACCACGGTCCGGACGCCTTTTCCAGCTGA